In the genome of Luteitalea pratensis, the window TCCCGTTGCACTACGCCGTCCTCAAACGGCTGCTCGCGATTGTCGAGACGGTTCGGGCGGGCGACCCGTTCGTCGCCGCGAACGCGGGGCGCCTGCAGGCGATTGCGTGGGTGCTGCTTGCGCTGCAGCTTCTCAGCATCGTCATCGGCGCAATCGCCAGGTCCATGTCGACCCCGGCACATCCGATCCACCTGGATGCAGGCTTCTCGATCAACGGTTGGCTCGCGGTACTGCTCACGTTCCTGCTGGCGCGCGTGTTCGCCCAAGGCGCACTCATGCGCGACGACCTCGAAGGGACGGTGTGACATGGCGATCGTCGTCATGCTCGACGACGTCCTCCACGACCGGCGGATGACCCTGACCGAGCTCGCGGATCGGATCGGCCTCACGCTGGCCAACCTCTCGATCCTCAAGACCGGGAAGGCGCGCGCCATCCGCTTCTCGACGCTCGAGGCGATCTGCGAGGCGCTCTCGTGCCAGCCTGGCGACATCCTCCGGTTCGCGGCGGAGCACGGAGAGCGCGAGGACCCGCAGCGTCGAACCCAACGGAGCGCAAGCCGATGAACGAAGCGCCTGCCCAGCCGCCGTCTGTCGCGTTCCCGTCCTGCCGATATACTTGGCGCCGATGCGCGACGCGGCCGCTCATTCGTTGACCACCATCGGCGTCCACGGACGACCCACCGCAGGAGCCGAGCCCGGGAGGGCCCATGATTGCTCGCGTCGCATACGGCGTCGCCTTGATGCTCGTCGCTGTCGGCTACTCGGCAACCCTCGCACAGTCACCCAGCGCATCCGATGCGCTGCTGGACCGCTGGGACCTCGTCGTCCAGCGCGGCACGCAGACGTCGCCATCGTGGCTCGAGGTGGAACGCTCCGGCACCGCGACCCTGGTGGGACAGTTCGTGGGGTCGGGCGGCAGTGCGCGCCCGATCGGCAAGATCGAGTTCACCGGCGGCACCTTCCGCTTCGCAATCCCGCCGCAGTGGGACAGCAATCCTCGCGACATCACGTTCGAGGGACGCCTCGATGGCGATCGCATCACCGGGTCGATGACGATGGGAGACGGCCAGACGGTGACGTGGTCCGGCGCTCGGGCCCCGTCGTTGCGGCGCGCAGGAGCGCCGGCCTGGGGCACGGCGGTCACGCTGTTCGACGGCAAGTCACTCGAGGGCTGGCAACCGCTCGGGCGCCGCGACAGCAAGTGGAGCGCGGTCGGCGGCATCCTGAAGAACGCCGACAGCGGCTCGAACCTGGTGACGGCGCAGAAATTCGACGACTTCAAGCTGCACCTGGAGTTCCGCGTGCCCAAGGGCGCCAACAGCGGCGTCTACCTGCGCGGCCGTTATGAACTGCAGGTCGACGACGCCGCCGGGCTCGAGCCATCGTCACATCATCTCGGCGGGCTCTATGGCTTCATCGCGCCGAGCGAGAGCGTGGCCCGCGCCGCGGACGAGTGGCAGACGATGGATGTCAC includes:
- a CDS encoding helix-turn-helix domain-containing protein, translated to MAIVVMLDDVLHDRRMTLTELADRIGLTLANLSILKTGKARAIRFSTLEAICEALSCQPGDILRFAAEHGEREDPQRRTQRSASR
- a CDS encoding 3-keto-disaccharide hydrolase, encoding MIARVAYGVALMLVAVGYSATLAQSPSASDALLDRWDLVVQRGTQTSPSWLEVERSGTATLVGQFVGSGGSARPIGKIEFTGGTFRFAIPPQWDSNPRDITFEGRLDGDRITGSMTMGDGQTVTWSGARAPSLRRAGAPAWGTAVTLFDGKSLEGWQPLGRRDSKWSAVGGILKNADSGSNLVTAQKFDDFKLHLEFRVPKGANSGVYLRGRYELQVDDAAGLEPSSHHLGGLYGFIAPSESVARAADEWQTMDVTLVGRMLTFTLNGTTVICNREIPGITGGALDSAEADPGPLLLQGDHGPVEYRNIVITPAKSAR
- a CDS encoding DUF2975 domain-containing protein, which encodes MSSPASSSAALPIAYVALRILIVVNWLSGVAIAALLVATPTRQWIMSSLDLTPSPEADQVILGFRAIALIGLAAIPLHYAVLKRLLAIVETVRAGDPFVAANAGRLQAIAWVLLALQLLSIVIGAIARSMSTPAHPIHLDAGFSINGWLAVLLTFLLARVFAQGALMRDDLEGTV